The following are encoded together in the Candidatus Coatesbacteria bacterium genome:
- a CDS encoding T9SS type A sorting domain-containing protein, with the protein MRASIIVICCLSVMPGLADQGASQIHLDDGGGLIEYWDTTSLTSPGVNDQWSGRPLDGDVLWHYHIPDGGGGQRNTCAFGNDYDHVLSGGWFLGFKLFATLGDGQPVWEWYEEGSEGHRGGFAPVGAESADIFYGVWYNNFDTSLFRIYRFDSQTAGPLWTYDASAAGYTTENMWSNDLRLDCTPDGSLLAVGVKHDGHPAVLFFGPDSSTPLGVWEDTGNAFGPSKVRLSDDGSVVVLRAGTTFYRVDVATAATVASWSAGSNEGWAVSTDASLMGYANAPLTVVEWNAGAGEYQQLWQYQHPGSPTHYVGTMAFSDDNAELAVGWWEFDMYNMLQCFFTHHQVAGDGQPDWEYATPRGTDSEYQDRPVSCSLSADGRLIAFGTWGNADQTHDEVLVFDNENPTEPYYGLDHLGSCEHVELSADGLLLTSAGKTVHVNEMGSGGDVYAAELDPLVGVGDGVLSAEGLEDGVLLDWTSAVGGRATVLRDGAVVAAGLTSSAWLDRDAAPGRTHRYTVRLQTPDGELLLLGPVEVFYDAGTANRSALDLPHPCPCDTACVVEVELSSASLAELVLYDLAGRRIQVIHCGVLAPGRHDFTLQTSSLSEGLYLLRLTVAGEVQNRRLIVAR; encoded by the coding sequence ATGCGCGCTAGCATCATCGTCATCTGCTGCCTGTCCGTCATGCCCGGCCTGGCTGATCAGGGTGCCAGTCAGATCCACCTCGACGACGGCGGCGGCCTGATCGAATACTGGGACACCACGAGCCTGACCTCGCCCGGCGTCAACGACCAATGGAGCGGTCGACCCCTCGACGGCGATGTTCTCTGGCACTACCACATCCCCGACGGCGGCGGCGGGCAGCGCAACACCTGCGCCTTCGGAAACGATTACGACCACGTCCTCTCGGGCGGCTGGTTCCTGGGCTTCAAGCTGTTCGCCACCCTGGGCGACGGGCAGCCCGTCTGGGAGTGGTACGAGGAGGGCTCCGAGGGTCACCGCGGCGGCTTCGCTCCCGTCGGCGCCGAGAGCGCCGACATCTTCTACGGCGTCTGGTACAACAACTTCGACACCAGCTTGTTCCGCATTTACCGCTTCGACTCGCAGACCGCCGGTCCGCTGTGGACCTACGACGCCTCCGCCGCCGGTTACACCACCGAGAACATGTGGAGCAATGATCTGCGGCTGGACTGCACCCCCGATGGCTCTCTGCTGGCCGTGGGGGTCAAGCATGACGGCCATCCGGCGGTGCTCTTCTTCGGTCCCGACTCCTCCACGCCCCTGGGCGTCTGGGAGGACACCGGCAACGCTTTCGGACCCTCCAAGGTCCGGTTGAGCGACGACGGCTCCGTCGTCGTGCTGCGTGCCGGAACAACCTTCTACCGCGTCGACGTCGCCACCGCCGCCACGGTCGCCTCCTGGAGTGCGGGCAGCAACGAGGGCTGGGCCGTCAGCACCGACGCCTCGCTGATGGGCTACGCCAACGCCCCGTTGACCGTGGTGGAGTGGAACGCCGGTGCCGGCGAATACCAGCAGCTCTGGCAGTACCAACACCCCGGCAGCCCCACCCATTATGTCGGCACCATGGCCTTCAGCGACGATAACGCCGAGCTGGCCGTCGGCTGGTGGGAGTTCGACATGTATAACATGCTGCAGTGCTTCTTCACCCACCATCAGGTGGCCGGCGACGGCCAACCCGATTGGGAGTACGCCACCCCGCGGGGTACCGACAGCGAATATCAGGACCGTCCCGTCAGCTGCAGCCTCTCCGCCGACGGCCGGTTGATCGCTTTCGGAACCTGGGGCAACGCCGACCAGACTCATGACGAGGTGCTGGTCTTCGACAACGAGAACCCGACGGAGCCCTACTACGGCCTCGATCACCTCGGTTCCTGCGAGCACGTTGAGCTCTCCGCCGACGGCCTGCTGCTGACCTCGGCGGGCAAGACCGTCCACGTCAACGAGATGGGCTCCGGCGGCGACGTCTACGCCGCCGAGTTGGACCCCCTTGTCGGCGTCGGTGACGGCGTCCTGAGCGCCGAGGGCCTCGAGGACGGCGTCCTGCTCGACTGGACCTCGGCGGTCGGCGGCCGGGCGACGGTCCTGCGCGACGGCGCCGTTGTGGCCGCCGGCCTGACCTCGAGCGCCTGGCTGGACCGCGACGCCGCCCCCGGCCGGACCCACCGCTACACGGTGCGCCTGCAAACGCCCGACGGCGAACTCCTCCTCCTGGGCCCCGTCGAGGTTTTCTACGATGCCGGTACCGCGAACCGGTCCGCGCTGGACCTGCCGCATCCCTGCCCCTGCGATACGGCTTGCGTGGTCGAGGTCGAGCTGTCCAGCGCCAGCCTAGCCGAACTGGTCCTATACGATCTGGCCGGTCGCCGGATCCAAGTAATCCATTGCGGTGTGCTGGCTCCCGGGCGACACGATTTCACCTTGCAGACCTCGTCACTGTCCGAAGGCCTCTATCTCCTGCGGTTGACCGTCGCAGGCGAGGTTCAGAACCGCCGCTTGATCGTGGCCCGCTAG